One Rhizobium sp. 9140 genomic region harbors:
- a CDS encoding carboxymuconolactone decarboxylase family protein — protein MTQEHQATGESRLERGRRALAEIDGQAGENVVAALADIAPDFATYLLEFPFGDIYSRPGLDLRAREIATIAALTAMGTAAPQLKVHIEAGLNVGLSRKEITEIMMQMAVYAGFPAALNGLSAAKEVFGKRDALPLTM, from the coding sequence ATGACACAGGAACACCAGGCGACGGGCGAAAGCCGGCTGGAAAGAGGCCGGCGGGCGCTCGCTGAAATCGACGGGCAGGCCGGGGAAAATGTCGTTGCCGCACTGGCGGATATCGCCCCGGATTTTGCAACATACCTCCTCGAATTTCCGTTCGGCGACATCTACAGCCGTCCCGGCCTCGATCTGCGTGCCCGGGAGATCGCGACCATTGCGGCTTTGACTGCCATGGGCACGGCAGCGCCGCAGCTGAAGGTTCATATCGAGGCGGGGCTGAATGTTGGGCTATCACGGAAGGAAATCACGGAGATCATGATGCAGATGGCGGTTTATGCTGGGTTTCCGGCGGCACTCAACGGTCTGTCTGCAGCAAAGGAGGTCTTTGGAAAACGCGATGCTCTCCCGCTGACGATGTAG
- a CDS encoding MerR family transcriptional regulator: MKIGELAKRSGLSAHTIRYYERIGLLPYADRDRSSQRDYDAAILIWIAFLRRLKATGMPIREMLLYAELRSRGPATEPERRVLLEQHRNRVGEHLADLQANLLVLDAKISGYAGAEKRTDHHDTGTPGDGRKPAGKRPAGAR, encoded by the coding sequence ATGAAGATCGGTGAGCTTGCAAAACGCTCCGGACTGTCGGCGCATACGATCCGCTACTACGAGCGCATCGGTCTGCTGCCCTACGCCGATCGCGATAGGTCGAGCCAACGCGATTACGATGCGGCCATCCTTATCTGGATCGCCTTCCTGCGCCGGCTGAAGGCGACGGGCATGCCGATCCGGGAGATGCTGCTCTACGCCGAACTTCGCAGCCGTGGTCCCGCAACGGAACCGGAGCGGCGTGTCCTTCTGGAGCAGCACCGGAATCGTGTCGGCGAACACCTCGCCGATCTCCAGGCCAATCTTCTCGTCCTCGACGCCAAGATCTCCGGATATGCCGGGGCAGAAAAAAGGACGGACCATCATGACACAGGAACACCAGGCGACGGGCGAAAGCCGGCTGGAAAGAGGCCGGCGGGCGCTCGCTGA